The Ipomoea triloba cultivar NCNSP0323 chromosome 4, ASM357664v1 DNA segment TCACTCTGCAATCCCAATTCGACCACGTAACCACAGCAAAGTTGGAATTTTTTATCCCTTTTTTCTCGAGCCACTTGTCATGCCTAAGCAGAGCTTCAGTCAGAGTAACCCCTCTGTCCACCTGAATATACGGGGCAATAGTTCAGAAACTGAACACAATACACCTCGTCAGAAGCTAAATAGTTATTTCACAGCATTGCCGGGCATTAGACAAAGTGGTCATCATGCTTTTACGGTCAATAAACTATAGGACTTTTACGCAACCAATAACCTCCAAAgtttactgaaatggtccctcgactattgtgaagttaccaatttggtcatcgacaatttttcttgcccaattaagtcctcaactttgaaaattttaactattttggtcctccgtttattttaaattgggaccaaattggtaatttcactatagtcaagggaccatttcagtcaaaaattaattaccagaATGGTCCCTTggctatagcaaaattaccaatttggtcccaatttaacggatgtttaacaccaaaataaacagaggaccaaattggttcaatttttcaaagtcgaggaccaaattggtaattttgcaatagtcgagagaccatttcggtaataaccTCTTTATCATTTGACATATCAGATTAAGTTTTAGTGGATCTTAAACTTAAAACCGACCTGGATTTGCTCGATGCCAGTCAGATCCTTGCAGAAATCACTGAGGAGCTGATTGCATGTTGGCCGCACATATGTTTGAAAACAAGCTTCTAGCTGTCCGCTCATGCTACTAACAATTACAGACGGGAACTCAATTATTTCTTGGGGATGAGGATTCTTTTCCTTGTTGCAGGTAGCTTCAAAGTCGATGACCACGAAATATTGGAAgtcttggaattgaaattcccgaGGGCATTGTTGATAGAACACGTTGAATGGAACGTAATGGAATTGGTTGTCCACTGCATAAGGATGGAATTGGGCCTCAAAAGCATTCGTTGCGAAAAGATGCATATTATTCGAGTCGGGGTAAAAGGCAGACCAAGAGCCAAAAGCATTATTCTGGACGGGCTTTTCTGGAGATTCTTTAGATGAGTCAATATGTTCACTGCCATTTGAGGAGTCCGGTTCAATAGTATCCCCGCTAGGATGAACATTGTTGCCTTCATTAAGCTCCGGAAAGCCTTTGAAAGCACCCATACTGTATTGCAGATCGTGAAAATACCCTGCGCTGTGGAGGCATCTTCCGGGCGCCTCACAGTTCGCCTGCATGGTATCTGCTATAAAACTTATTAGTACTCGACAAATTATCAACACTGTAACGGGTACTCAATGCAGAAAGCTATAGCagcacaaatcaaatcaaatactATTGTTGAGtcacaaagtttttttttttttttttttttagcgaTGCAACGGGAGGTCCGGGGCTGAAAATATCAAGTCATGTCGCAAGTTCTTCTATACACGAGGCATTAACACCCAATGTTGGTATagcacactttttttttttttattgaatgcACCAAAGCACTTTAAACCGAAATAGTACTCTGTAATGATCAAGACAAACTACTTGAATGAGATGTATGCGttttctttctccatttttGCAGTCACAACAAAGCCCGTCATTACAATTCCCAGAAAGTCCTATATTCTTAACAGCTTATCAGCATCTATAGAATGTTCGAAAGTTCAACATTGCAGCTAAAATACACATCCCGTCATCTACAATAATCCTACTAATCTGTGGACTTTTCAATAGAGAACAAAAGCACGAGGGATTTATACATCCAACTGACAAAATGGAATGTTGAAAAACTCTCATCGTAAAGTATATCACAATTTGACAATCAGACCAGGGGTTTAAAAACCtaaatagataaaaataaaagcacCAGACTTTCCACTTTAGCAAAGAGGGGATTCAAAGTATTCAAACAATGAAAACTAAActaggaaaagaaaagaatatatatatatatatatatatatatatatatacaggcaTATTGGTAAATTATCCAAACCTTTACTAGTTATGATAATTATAACCAAACCGTTTAGATTTGGTAATTTGTACCAAAAGTTAAAACATTGGTGCAATTCTCAATTTTTTAGCCTAATTCAAAGAAGATCCAACCCAACTTCACTGATGTGCCAATGGCATACAAATCATCAAAAACCTTTGAGCTGACATGCAAcctaaatatattttcttttttcttgggAAACTAGATGATCATCTTTCTCCTCGTCACCAAATTACACGAGAAGGTAAGAGTTCATCCCGTAAGAGAGTTAAATGAGTTATgccaaagaaaaaattatataatgaaGAAGACTTCCATCACTTGTGAAAATGGAGCTACACATATCACAATGAAGCCCATTAAGTGATATGTGCAACTCCATAAGGCGtcttcattatttaatttttgcttTGGCATAATTCATTTAACTTTCTTACAGAATTAAGTTTTATACCCTCTAGTGTAATTTGGTAGAAAGGAGAGGGATGGCTATTTAGTTCCCGagacaaaagaaaatatattgatGTTGAATGTTGCCCCAGAGGCTTATGTGGATGGTGACATGTAATTGTTTGATGATTTACACAACTCATCAACACATCAATTGGATTCCGCAAAGTTGGATCTTCTTTAGACCAAATTAAGTAAAATTACCGCACGTAAAGGCTTGGATTTTTTTACCAATAGGCTAAACATATATacaaaggaaaaaagaagaCGGTTATCCAAAGTTAATGAGGCTAATGAAGGACATTGGAATCTAGGCTAACTGCCTCATTAGGAAACCAATTTAGAACTGAAATTGCAACCATAGTTATTTCTAGAGAATATTTTATACCATTGTTATATCCGTCTAATGCCCTAATTTAGACTCTCAATGCATGCTTATGACTTGTGACATGATCGTAGTAGTTACTTTATGTGAACAAATCCTAACACAAAATTGTGAAAGAAGACTTTATGTGAACAAATCCTAACACAAAATGGTGAAAGAACCGAGACAGATCACCAATACGAGCTCTATGTGATTGTATAAGGGAAACAATCCATTCTTCGCCCATAAGCCGGTCATTGATGCAACTAGTTTGTCCAGAGGAACTGACTCTTATTCCACTCATCAATCCCATCCCAGCATTTGGAATGTCCAGTTCCCGGATATGCATACTTAACCCCATCCAATTCACACCGAGAAATCAATTCCTAGGACCCTACTCTCCTCTTAAATTTAAACCCCGAAGTTTTTCATCCAAATGGTCATAAAATAGAATGAAATTCCCATTATGATACATGCAAATTGTACCTTTATTCAATCCACCATTCACTTCTCTCTTTATGCCTACTCAAAGAATCAACAAACCACATGCCAGAACAAGTACTTCCCAGAATTTCATTCCTCAAAAACAATTAAGTGCATAAGATTCAAGCCTACTTGCAAATACaccaaatttgaattaaaaacacTCAGAATAAGCTATTGGGTACAGAACTCAgaatatgaaaatttatttattaacaaaaaaaaaaaaaaatgaaaaaaaaaaaaaaatgaaaaaaaaaaaaaaatgaaaaaaaaaaaaaaatgaaaaaaaaaaaaaaatgaaaaaaaaaaaaaaatgaaaaaaaaaaaaaaatgaaaaaaaaaaaaaaatgaaaaaaaaaaaaaaatgaaaaaaaaaaaaaaatgaaaaaaaaaaaaaaatgaaaaaaaaaaaaaaatgaaaaaaaaaaaaaaatgaaaaaaaaaaaaaaatgaaaaaaaaaaaaaaatgaaaaaaaaaaaaaaatgaaaaaaaaaaaaaaatgaaaaaaaaaaaaaaatgaaaaaaaaaaaaaaatgaaaaaaaaaaaaaaatgaaaaaaaaaaaaaaacttaaaaaaaaaaaaaaaaaaaaaaaaaactgaagaaCAAAGAAAAAGTTCATACCTTTATGTTCTAATTCCATCATGGTGTTGCTAAATGTAGCAAAGATTCAGAAGCAAGTACATCAGATTTCCCCGCTTTAAGCTTCCTCCGCCTATGAACATCACAAACAACATCATCAAACAACGTTAAACGTAgaagaaattaagaaaacaaaaaaacacacacacaaaacccAACAGAACCCTTCATAAAAACACATACATTAACTCTCTCTCAGTCTCTGGTTGGGTGATTGATCTAGACACGGAGCAGTGGGGAAGAGTAGGTTGAGAGATTTTGCAGCAagaatttacaattatatatactccgtatgattttacttattttactataaataaatCTTGTTTTCGAATCGTATGAGATATTAGGGAATAAGAGTACCCAACATTTggatctcttttttttttttttgttgttgttgtttctttttaatGAATGAAAATAACGTGAGAAGTAAATGATTATAGGTAACGATCGACCACAGAACATGCTATGTGCCTTTAGATATTTCTTGTGGTGCAACCAAAATATCATGCACTCTATTTCCCACTTCAATAAAATCACGTTTTTACCTCtatatactttttcttttttgttactAACTctgttaaaatgtaatatttgttcataattatttttttttaacctattgaagcacaaagagtcaataccgctcTATTAGCACTCCCATATACTTGATAAAGTTAAGattaaattatacaatatatgttgtgatttaaaaaaaaatgcaacaaaCTCCGAAAGAGATGAGAGAGTGAATGAAACATGATTCTTGTATTAAAAATCATATGTTTAATCCTTGTGAATAGTTTCTCGGTCGAGCCAATTTCATATGGGCTTCTTAATGTTGTTTATCTCTCTTGTAGAACTCATGTAGTCATGTGTGATTTGTAAACTATTATATATGAGCGAAACATGTAAGTTTCCCTTGTCACCCAAAACTAGTGCAACATTACTAATtataaatgtcattgtatttaacggcatttcaacgattttatagacggagaacaaaaaatgatcttgtcacaataatactataacTCAAAAAATTCTAAATCGTAAATACATACTTACATTTTCATGTGCttcgtttcattttttttttcctattcctGTGCTGACTACCATACATGATAGGTCAAAAGATCATTTCTCAAGACAATTACACAAattgaattttgtaattagATAAACAAGATTAATTAAATTCACATTTAAGTCAATTACAAAGTAGGAGTTTGGTAAGTTCATTATCAGAAAAACCTTGGAAAAGTCAACTAATATACAAAACCATTATCATTCGATATTCACGGCAAAGGCTAACCGAACTATATGAGACCCATCAGACCACAGTATAGCTCCAAAGTTATAACCTTTTGAGGCATTTTCACCATCAAATGAGACTGCAAAAGAGGCCTTCTTCCCTCCTTCAGCAAAAGCTATTCTTTCTGGAGAAACCTTAACTTTCAAACCCTTTGGAGCGACAATGGATGAAACATATGCAGCATTTGCAGGGCCAACGTTGGTGGCAACTCTCTTGACAGTTGTAACACCTTCTAGTTTGCCAATGGAGATTGAAGGGAAATTTATGTTTGATATGTGTTTCCTGGTAACGTTGGTTGGGCACTCGAACGTTGTCTTGGATATTGCTCTGATGATCTTCTCTTTGTAGCCATAATAGCATAGGAAGTAGAGGTAATCGCTGTTTCTGGTTTCGAATACCAAGCCGGGATCAAGAGCTTGGATTGGGTTGATCTCCCCAGCACCCATTTCATGTGGATTTGCTTGGAAGTTTGAAGAATTTGTCAGGGGATTTCCAGTGTTGCTTGATATTGATGCTGAAATGCAATGAAATGGCAAGAGATCAGGTAGGAATGGATTTTCTTGAACCCATTTCTGTGAGAGATTATGTGAACTGCACAAATTATGACCATACCTGTTGTCATAATTGCAGATTTGATCATTGATGAGCTCCATTCAGGGTGTACTGATTTGATGAATGCCATGGCGCCTGCAACGTGTGGGCAGGCCATAGATGTCCCGGATGTGATGCTGAAGAACGATGGCCTCGTGGAAGTTAAGGTATTATCAGGGGATTCAGGGATCGTTGCAGCTAGAATCGCAACACCAGGAGCCATTATGTCAGGCTACAATTCACAAACATCCATAATTATTCACAATATGTCAAAAACTCAACTCAACTAGACTTTAATCATGGTCTACTAGAAGGGAGAAAGATGGCTTCGTGGAAGTTAAGGTATCATAAGGGATCGTTGCAGCTAGAATTGCAACACCAGGAGCCATTATGTCAGGCTACAATTCACAAACATCCATAATTATTCACAATATGTCAAAGACTCAGACTCAACTAGACTTTAATCATGGTCTACTAGAAGGGAGAAAGATGTCTTCGTGGAAGTTAAGGTATCATAATACATAAGGGATCGTTGCAGCTAGAATTGCAACACCAGGAGACATTATGTCAGGCTACAATCACAAACATCCACAAAGACCATAATTATTCATAGTATGCCAAAACTTAACTAGAATTTAATCATGGTCTAGTAGAAGTCGAGGCTGATAAGTTAAACACAATAGGGATGCTATGAAACATATCATATAGTTTTGTAAATATAGGAGCAATTAGGGCTGTAAAAACCTTAAGAATGTCTTCTGTGAGCCCTGCAGGACCTCTTGAAGAAAAGTCTGCAACTACTGGAGCCTGCTTGATGTTCTGAACTTCTTTTGCTGGAAATATTGTTGCAATTGGATGCCTATATACTCAAGATAGTATcattaaaaacatattataagtAAAACAGAGAATTGCATTTATTGTTATCTAGTTATACCCGTGGTACATGCTTAGTCTTAAGTTTAACCATTTTAACCCCCTAAGTTACGGGTAAAGtagcgagtttagtccctgaagGATCAAATATGCCACTTGTAACATATTGGTAGCAGAAATAGTCCCGAAAAATTAAAATCGTCACTTCTTGCATAACTTGGGGTTAAAAATAGTCACGCTTAACTTAGGGATTAAGTGTATACCATAGGATCAAAAATGCAATTTTGCTGAAATAAAATAACCAAATTAGTTAAGAAGTCTTGATTACTTGGTGGAATTGATGTACTTCAAGATCTGAACACCAAAATCATTTCCAACTTCTGCAGAAGGGTATGGTCCTGAATCATATGGATTAATCTTTTCTTTGTCGTCAATTAAAATTAGACCTTTTGCGCCAGCGTCTTCCACAACTAGCTTCTTGATTGATCTGGAGACGCCCAGAACGTTATTCATACAAACGATTATTTTTCCAGCGACTTTCTCTGCGTCAAGTGTTCCCGGAGCACAGTTCCTAAATACATAAACAGAAAACTTGCGATTCAGGCCTATTTTCAAACACATGGTAGGCAGAAGAGAAGAGCTCGATAAATTCACCTAGCGTCGGAAGCTAAGGTGGGATCCCTAGCAACATTTTCCGCAAACACGAGAGGGAAGCTATTAGGATGACCAGAAAGCGAGAAACTAATGGCGGCTCCCTGACGGAACAGTAAGATCACATTAGTGCGATACTACTAACACGTTGAAACTATGTGCATGAAGATCGAATTGAACTGTACCTTAAAAGACATTCCGTTTCCGAGGACCACGGTGGATTCGAATTTCCGATCGATCGTAGAAGCCGCGACGGTGAAGATCCAGGGGGCGGTGTTGGTGACGGTATAGGGATCCGGTCCATCGTTTCCGGCGGAACAGACCACCGCAACGCCTCTCTGTGCGGCGTGGAAGGCTCCAATGGCGATAGGATCGGCCAGGAAGTCAGTCTGGAATCCAGAAGTCATCCCGATCGAAATGGAAATGACGTCGACTCCATCCTTAACTGCATCGTCGATTGCCTTGAGTATAGTAGCTCCAGAACAACCTCCATCTGCGCACGCCTTGTAGGTTGCTATTCTCGCAGAGGTTAGCCCTCCCCTCGCGGTTCCATTTGCCAGCCCAAAATAATTAGCGTTACCTATCAATCAATCAGATCAATCTCCATAAGACTTAAACTATCAAAAACAACAATTCGTATCGTAAAAACACGAGTAAACATTACCGACGGCGGCTCCGGCAGCGATTGATGCAGTGTGAGTTCCATGGCCAACAGAATCTCTCGGTGAGGCTCTCGATTTGCCATTACCACTTGGTTTCTCATTGTTAATCTCCTCAAGGTTGTTGTAGAATCTAGCACCTATTAATTTCCTGTAACATGAAAAATTATGCTGCCAAATTAACAATGTTGGTAAAAGCTTCCAGAACACAATTCAACTGGTTCAATTGTTCAATGCAAATTTAGGgttgtaaacaaacaaaatatgaaCGAAAAGAACTTCTTGTGTTTGTTTGCTAAGATTATTAGAATGTAAGTCTTTGTTTGTTAAGATTCTtaataaacacaaataatttatcaaaagtTATGCGCTTCCACTCTAGATGCAatccttttaaaaaatttgaagttTTCTGTACTGAAATTACAACATAATAATAAGATTGATAACAATAACGATGGATGATCACCTGTTACAGCTTGATTTTGTGAAGGCAAAACCTTCCATACAAACTCCTTTCCACCTTGCAGGAATTTCCCCGATGCCTTCATCATTGAAACTAGGCGACTCTGGCCATATGCCTGTGTTTTTGGGTATAATTTTGTTACTtcactttcaaaaaaaagatcaaaaaaagtaaataaatgtatgatcaaatatgctagGGTTTAATTACCTGTATCAATCACTCCAACTATAATGTCACTTGATGAATTTTTATAATAGTGAGATGATTCAAGGGATTCCATTCCTAAAAAATTCCATGATCGAGTTGTGTGGAGTTGAAGAGTCGTATCGGGGAACACAGATATCACTTCACTATGACCTGATAATCAAATGGTTACAAAATACTCAGTATATGTTATGATTTCAAGAGAAAAAAGTTTATTTCATGCATATATTTTCGTATCATCTAGTGACAGAACATGATTGTAACgtcaacttttaaattatttatcattatatCATGTTTCGGCCAAGAATGAGTACAAATAACATTGTTGATATGTTAACAGACTGAGAATATGGAGTAGTATTCATACGAGATAAAGCAGAGGCTTCTTCATGGGTAAGCATGGCAGCAAATCCCCTAAAAGCATGATAGTACGACTGTCGAATTGATACTCGTTCACTCTCCTctctattaaataaaacaagtaAAGAATACAATTAGATCGTTAAATTACCTGTCatctataaatattattatattataagtaATATAGTTCACTATTTTTTTACAATGTTGTTCAATGTAGTGTCAATAGTCTcgtaaaattttattaacttattattttattcgattatttctatttttacaaTATGATATTATGCCATAATAAATATACTACATCATAGAGTACTAGAATACCTTGGTATTACAGAGAACAATATCTGGAGATGGGAATACTCTGAAAACATTTCAGCATTATATCCACTGTTGTTTGCTGGACCACCCATGTACACAATGTATGGCTGCATCATATCCAACAACgtaaacatatataaacatatcCTAAACCATGAAAACTATAACTATTTTgcctttttaatataaaaaatattatattattatgggAATTTTTTGGTGTCCATCAACATAGTACTAATTCTTTTTATACTTAGATACAAAACACAGAAGGTATGTTTGATTGCGCAAGATATTATGAGAACAAGTGTTGACAATATCTAATAcaatctgacaaaaaaaaaaaagaagacactAATAGGGGCAACCTTAGCCAAGTTGGTCAGCCTGGTAGGttgataaccacaagatttcaagttcaaTTCCGAGAGTAGTCTATCCACATTCTTGGCTTGAGACTTAGGTAAACTATgagtaacctaggctggtttatctCATTGTAACCCTATGTCGAATAGGATTACAAGACGTGATTTACCTCATGCACACCCTCAAGTAGTAATTGCAGGTTTTTCTcgccacctaaaaaaaaaaaaaaaaaaaaaaaaaaaaNNNNNNNNNNNNNNNNNNNNNNNTTTtttcccccccaaaaaaaaaaaaaaaaaaaaaaaaaaacaccagaCGGGTGCTAATCGACACTTTAGAAATGCACTTGAACTTATATTAAATTACCTTGGGAGGCAGGGTTAGGGCCATGCAGCTAGTTGTAGATGAGATGAGGAAGGTGACCAAAAGGGTGCAGGGAAAGAAACAAGAAGCCATTGATGAATGCATGATGGATGTATAGGTAAGCTAATCCAATGATCTTCTGTGTTATATAAGGCtaaagctagctagctatctAGCAGGTATGGGACTGGGAGAATGGTGGCATGATACTTGCATGGGCAGCTTGGAATCACTCACCTGGTATAAAGCCACATGCTGAAGTAGTAAACAAGCAAAGCACtaataattgtttaattgattaaattaattagtgtGTGTATAATAAGGTTCTGATATGCAAAATCAAATGGATGTTAATGTTGGTATTAATAGGACTCAATGTGGATTGCTAGTGTAAACAATACTAGAAAGATCACATTCGTCATTCGTCAAGTTCAATTAATCGATAAAGTGTTAGCAAGAATCGATCGAGTTCTATATTATCTCAtgcaataaatttttatttgttttttttaatgctaaTGATTGATTTAGACTTTAAGCAAAGAGATTTCACATTCTTGAGTTAGAATTAAATAATAGAAATTCAAAAGCTAAAAAtggtattaaaattattaattaaaaaaaaaaaaaaaaaaagaaaaaaaaagaggcatcGAATACATGCCAATTGCCAACTGTATACACCAGCTAGTGTGTATTATTGTTTTCCCCTCTCTTTTGTCTAATTGAAGTgtcattaaatttttaaaaatgcacatGTGCCGTTGAATGATTGAATAGAATTGAAATGAATTTATGTGTGACTAAATGAATAGATTGGCTcttcaaaaaaagaataaaaaatgaatagatTGGAATAAACTTGTGTTGGAGAGCTATTTAGCCTAGAGTGACAATGTCACCTAGTTTATATTTAAgagaattaatttttgtattgatTGAATGATCTACCTGGTTCAAATTTGGAGCATGATATACTATTTTGACCTTATGCAACAGATTCAACCGATAGTTttgacaagaatcaaattcGTGATATTGATCATAGATTATATTGAAATTGTGGTCTCAAAAAATAGACTTGTGTGTtattaaattatgaaaatataaaatataaaaaatatatgatttaaaatttcaataatacTAACTATGATTTAAATTATTACTTGCTTTCTAAAGTGAATACTTTTTCATTCTATATAAAATAGAGAAATGTCATTAGATGAATCAAGGGAATAAATGCCAATGTCATATCATATAGATTTGGCTCCCATTtccagtatcttttcatattctcCTTAAAAACCAGATTGGGCATCTTATCCCTTTGATATTGTATGTTGAGGTTTGCTTTTGCTTTACTCTATTCCTTTTCCTGGTTTTCTTTGGCATCTAAAATTATAAGTCAATGAATCATGGTATAAAACACACACCCACAGAGAGACAGAGATTGTATCTAAtgaatcaat contains these protein-coding regions:
- the LOC116015070 gene encoding CO(2)-response secreted protease-like, producing MHSSMASCFFPCTLLVTFLISSTTSCMALTLPPKPYIVYMGGPANNSGYNAEMFSEYSHLQILFSVIPREESERVSIRQSYYHAFRGFAAMLTHEEASALSRHSEVISVFPDTTLQLHTTRSWNFLGMESLESSHYYKNSSSDIIVGVIDTGIWPESPSFNDEGIGEIPARWKGVCMEGFAFTKSSCNRKLIGARFYNNLEEINNEKPSGNGKSRASPRDSVGHGTHTASIAAGAAVGNANYFGLANGTARGGLTSARIATYKACADGGCSGATILKAIDDAVKDGVDVISISIGMTSGFQTDFLADPIAIGAFHAAQRGVAVVCSAGNDGPDPYTVTNTAPWIFTVAASTIDRKFESTVVLGNGMSFKGAAISFSLSGHPNSFPLVFAENVARDPTLASDARNCAPGTLDAEKVAGKIIVCMNNVLGVSRSIKKLVVEDAGAKGLILIDDKEKINPYDSGPYPSAEVGNDFGVQILKYINSTKHPIATIFPAKEVQNIKQAPVVADFSSRGPAGLTEDILKPDIMAPGVAILAATIPESPDNTLTSTRPSFFSITSGTSMACPHVAGAMAFIKSVHPEWSSSMIKSAIMTTASISSNTGNPLTNSSNFQANPHEMGAGEINPIQALDPGLVFETRNSDYLYFLCYYGYKEKIIRAISKTTFECPTNVTRKHISNINFPSISIGKLEGVTTVKRVATNVGPANAAYVSSIVAPKGLKVKVSPERIAFAEGGKKASFAVSFDGENASKGYNFGAILWSDGSHIVRLAFAVNIE
- the LOC116017645 gene encoding ERI1 exoribonuclease 2-like isoform X1, producing MMELEHKADTMQANCEAPGRCLHSAGYFHDLQYSMGAFKGFPELNEGNNVHPSGDTIEPDSSNGSEHIDSSKESPEKPVQNNAFGSWSAFYPDSNNMHLFATNAFEAQFHPYAVDNQFHYVPFNVFYQQCPREFQFQDFQYFVVIDFEATCNKEKNPHPQEIIEFPSVIVSSMSGQLEACFQTYVRPTCNQLLSDFCKDLTGIEQIQVDRGVTLTEALLRHDKWLEKKGIKNSNFAVVTWSNWDCRVILESECRYKKIRKPPYFNRWINLKVPFRDAFGGMRCNLKEAMQIAGLAWQGRAHCGLDDAKNTARLLALLMHRGFKLSITDALMYRTTNESFAWKLPLDHQLVSPYEPQKARQLHVPTAQIHPYCFCGMKSSKGVVQKPGPKQGSLFFGCGNWTAGQGASCHFFKWDSP
- the LOC116017645 gene encoding ERI1 exoribonuclease 2-like isoform X2, translating into MMELEHKDTMQANCEAPGRCLHSAGYFHDLQYSMGAFKGFPELNEGNNVHPSGDTIEPDSSNGSEHIDSSKESPEKPVQNNAFGSWSAFYPDSNNMHLFATNAFEAQFHPYAVDNQFHYVPFNVFYQQCPREFQFQDFQYFVVIDFEATCNKEKNPHPQEIIEFPSVIVSSMSGQLEACFQTYVRPTCNQLLSDFCKDLTGIEQIQVDRGVTLTEALLRHDKWLEKKGIKNSNFAVVTWSNWDCRVILESECRYKKIRKPPYFNRWINLKVPFRDAFGGMRCNLKEAMQIAGLAWQGRAHCGLDDAKNTARLLALLMHRGFKLSITDALMYRTTNESFAWKLPLDHQLVSPYEPQKARQLHVPTAQIHPYCFCGMKSSKGVVQKPGPKQGSLFFGCGNWTAGQGASCHFFKWDSP